In Erigeron canadensis isolate Cc75 chromosome 8, C_canadensis_v1, whole genome shotgun sequence, the DNA window CATTTTAGTATAGTTCATAAAGACATATATACGACATGTACTGTAAAGTTGAGAAAGTATGCATAGAATAAAAACTTAGAATGCCGTATTCTTGATGCTCATTTTGGCCTTTAATAGACAACCTATAATTATTATGGGCATTCAAACTTAAGTTAAACAGATTAAATTcaaatacgagtaatttttaGCCAATTAAGCTTCTATGCACCATGCTATTGGTCTTCCAACCACATGTTGGGCTCACAGGTGGCAATCGATGATCCTTTGGATTTGCTGGGCTAAGTATCAACGGCCCACTAGTTTGTACGCCTGAACTTAATTGCCTAGTTTCCATTCTTTTTATTGGGCTTCAATCCAATATATGCTGAATTGCTGATAGAGGCTCTGTTACCTTTGTATACAAAAAGCCTATACTCACGCCCACACTAGCATGTAACCTTAGTTATGACTAATGAGAGGGCCATGTCCCCACCAATATTGTTTCAGTGGGCAGGAGAGTTTTAAGTTCCCGGtagattgaaaaacaaaataccaaaagaaTCTATAGGGCATCAGAATACAACGCACTAATACCATTCATTATAaaactaatttcttttttttatattcatacaACCGAACTAAAACCAACTTGTATACCCCATTCACAATCCAACcaaaatctattttttatttaacaagactaaatttaataaagttattaataatcaaaaataaatacaaatcattaaatttaataaaatttcacattaataaaaatataactataattttgtaaattttttatggaAATGATGTCTGCcatctaatttttattttacaaaatgaAAACATCATATATTGTACAATGTTAGATGATACAAAGACCCGACCGACTTTAACAACTTGAAAAATAATAAGAGTTTAATGTTAAAAGAAGAATGAAGTACATAATGTATTAATATTGTAGtccatgaataaataaataaagtatagtATTTTAGATTtagtgtttaaaaaaaaagataaaaaaaatatattttagatttattcatataaattatataatttattttagttaaaaatgaagttatataataaataaatttaaattatactATATATTGCTATAGATAAATGAGAAGAAAACATGCAGATGGCATTGCTGCACACATTTACTCACCCGACTATTGTTTGTTATTTATAAAGTtggtagtataaaagcattttagtattttattttcaccCACTTGTCCCAACCGACTAAACAATTATACCCCGATGCTTAAGCTACTCTGATTGTAAAGATGACTTCACTATATATTCAAGGCGGCTGGTATTCCGACCAGACTTATGGTAATTCAATCAGATTATTTGCAGCGACGGTGTTTTGTCCATATctaactatttgcagcgattactgacagAGGGTCCGCTATTATTTGCCAGATTTGCCATTACAGACAGGGACCCCGCATTATTTACAACGACTCGCTGCAAAAAGTAGTTGTGGTTGAGGTACCAAAATGTTTGATTGGGATACAGTGGACGATATTCAAAAGAGCAACCAAAAGTTAAAGTGGGACACACCTGTGGCCCATATACATACTCACAAAATGGTTTAAAACCTGGAAACATATCGTTAGTTTCGTACATGGTCTCGGGCATTTGACCTCGTTACAGGAGTGGTCAAACCAAAAAAACGTCCACAACCAATTAATTTGTCTTTTGTCGTGACATGCATGTCCTCACAATAAATTTCGtcattttttcccttttttcttgtagtgaattTCTACCTTGCCACATTAAAATCTATACCGTGTAGATAGAACATGCATGTTAGTACTAATTAAATAGGGCAAACTGCCAGAGCAATGGTCCAAGTAATTAATTGGAAAAAATGGATGTATCAAATAATTACAAATTGTCATTCCAAGGGAGAAAATTAGACTTCAATTCTTTGTAATTGTGGTTTAGTTATAAACCGGCGGGATACATAGTTTAAgagtagaatatatatatagtgtaacatattatgttaaaaagaaaaataataattacaaagaattaataatgaaacaagaaagaaaaaggtgaaagCTGTtgtatcaaatcaaatatatctatatatagcaAATTAAGAATTATTGAGTAGCATTGCACTCGGCGGGCATCACTTTATATCGGGCTGTATCTTTGCAATAGGAGTAATACATATGTTTACTCCTCACCCAATTCAAACCAGCTTTTTGTTGTGTTGATAAAGTTGCATACTCTGCTCCATCAACAGGGTCCAAGCTAGTACTTGCATTATTCTTTAAACATCCGGTAGTAGTAGAGCTTGGTGATTTTGGCATTGAACATCCTACAATTTCCAATTCTCCCAATGATGCTACAAATGGAGCATACTTATAGTTCACCGGATACTTTCCTCCACTCGTTGCCCACTCGGAAGCATCCCATATGGTTGTGTATAGTGACATTGGCTTCGATGGGTACACAGATGAAATCGCTTGATTGTGGATTACTTCTCTTACCGGTATGTTGTCTACTAAAAATCTGAATCAATGACAACAAAAAtttatatgagaaaaaaaagTGACTATATGGCGGCTGTTAGATACGTAAGCTTGAGTACTAtaaaacccctcacataataATACACCAAAACTTACACAATGTGGTGGTTGTTCCAAAGGATGGTGTATTGATGGAAATCTTGAGTTGGGTCAAACCAAAGGTAAACCTTTTCTTCTCTTCCAGTTTTGACACTTCCATTTCCATACATATTTGTTTGTAGAACCCATTGCCTTCTTTTTGAGTAGCCAAGCAACTCAAAGTCTATCTCATCATGGTTCTTTGGATATGCATCTGCATTCGACATCTGAATGCATGCGCGCATATTGTATGCCATAAAAGTTAAATGATGCCATCATCTCAAATATAATGCCAATGTCACAAATCAAATTGTACAAATTAATATTACTATATGACTTACATAGAAAGCTAGTACCACTCCTGAAGTGAATCCTGCTGGCAACTTTATTGCGGCGCTAAAGAATCCATGGTAGTATTTGTTCTTTGATATCAATCCGGaccctatatatgtataagaaCGTACACTTCTTAATACAAGActtatatgaataaaaaaaatgcatatatTAGTGTTAGTTAATTAAGTTACCTGAAGTTTTGTCTAAACTGATATCAGCATATGATCCATTGCTTTTTAGATGAATATTTGATGCTCCAAATAATGTAGACATTCCTTGTGTAAACGGGATACGAGGAAAACGGTCTGTTAACCGCTCAACGGTTGGTGGTCGATAAATCGCACCCCGGGATGATACCGATAATAGCAAACTGCTAAAGGTAAATACAAGACACATGATGATGAGACATTTCATATGAAGACAAGCCATGATGATTGGTTGTTAAATATAGTCGAGCAGCTAGCTAGATATGTAGAAGAAGATGAAACAAGTAGTGTGAGTGTGTTTCTCTTTTTAAGCTTGagtttggtttatatatataatagaatggATCAATTATGAAAGTGTGTGTAATTAGTGGCTCGGTTGTTGCAAAGCTGGATGTATCTTTTTAAAGATAGTGACAAATTCCGTGATTGATTTATGTCGGATGATATATTGTATTTCTTATATATTGGTTTATAACTTTTAAGTCGACGGTAATAATTAAGGAAAATATTAAATACAGTTTTTAGATTGTATTTAACGTTATAAAAACTTATacctttcatatcaaaagttcaatccttaaattttatattaaatgtataactatttaatacatTTTAACTATATCTCTTAAAAGCTTGCATTTGTTACGTGAATCGTATGTAGTACTTTCTTTTTGTAGAAAGATATATGGGTTTTAATACAATTTAAGCAATTcgacaaatatataaacatagtgTAGGAAGTTACGTACCAAGAGTTTAACTTAAGGAGCATACTATTACAGATAGGGCTGTAAATAAACTGAACATTTCATGAACCGTTTGGTGGGAagttcgttcgtgttcgttcgtttagttaaatgaacgagcATGAACAAAGCACCCGTTCGTTCATATACGTTCGTGAacattcgataatttgttcgtaaacgttcgtttgtttatgttcatgaaccgttGTTCGTGATCAATATTCGTGAAcaatagtttgtttatgttcgtgaacatttgttcgttatattcatttacaaatataaatatttgctttatataatatatatatatatatatatatatattattaatacctaactatttaagaaaaagtttaaataaaatacttaatttataaatatttcgttcATTAGTGTTCGTGAACAAtcgttcatgaacacaaacgaacgaacatgaacaagtcgtTTAGTTTGTtaatctgttcgtgaaccgttcgttaagttaaacgaacgaacatgaacaggGTATCGTTCGTGTTCGTTTGGTTCGTTTACAACCCTAATTACAGAGTAGTAGGTATGTTGGAAAATGTACTTGGAACTAGTAGCTAGTTGTctataattacttttacataGTTGATAACCGGACTTTTTTAAGATAAATTGGGGAATTAACTTTTCCTTCCCGCAAATTTTCTCATAGATTACTAAAGTTTATAAATGATCAAGTTATCGTGAACTCGGATACTAAACACATACAATGCGtcaaaaaattaatttgttgtcCGTTCAAAAAATCTAACACATTTTTCATATGGTGGAAATTAAATGTGTATGTAATTAAACTAcatgtatttttcatatataaatgatgacttaattaaattatatatatatatattgccggtagagctgagagaaaaaaagattaaattctCTAGCTTCTGATTGGctgttggttttatttttttgtgttttgattggttgagtctatttttagaaatgatttaaaatttatttatagaagAATCTTTTCATTAatgaagttaaatataaaacaaatatattagtaattatatttGGAATTTAAAGAAGATGCTTAATACTTGATAcaaacaaattatttaaaaaaatataaaagttttgatttacttttaatttaacttgaacataataaaaaccaaattaatataTGGGTTGGTAAATTGACTGCAGTCTATATAACTAGAACACAATTGTTAAACATAATGAGAAATAGTAGCTTATCaacattattactatatatttttaaacatgtgattttttaaagttcgtTTAAAAGAATCGGGATTATGTACTCCACCATTATTGTTCATGCAAgaattataactatttatagtgtataatttttctcaaatttataattaaatttttttaacaataagagctttttttttaaagattcatagaaagctttatatataatatacgttTGTCAATTAGAACCGCCCCAATTGGGATGACAAGTTATAAATCTTTAACCTTAATCAGACCCACTAAAGTTTCATATCTTTAATTACAACCAAGACCCAACTTGCGTCAACCTGTAGTTTTGTGTGTTATTAGGTTAAATGGGTTGTTATTGGATCAATTTAGTCAAATTAGTTATTTTCGAGACAAATTGGTTGACGGGTTGAAATGTCAAATGTGTGGTTTTTTGTTAAACGGatcaatattaattataaacaaattaatataaaactatTTCAGGTTAGGAGGTGGACCTAGAGGTGTACAAAAAACCGGGTTGAAACCCGAACCTGAACCCAAAACTGGTCAACAACCGGGTCTGACCCAACCTGCCGGTTACTAACCGTTTGGGTTTTCGTTTTTATACCTGGTTGAGATCGGGTCTGGCAcgggttttggtcaaaaaatTTTGGTAAAACGTGGTCAATACCCAGTCAAAGTTTGACCAAAAACCGGTATCAAACCGGGTTGGGTTTGGTCAAATCCGGTTTTGGTCTCATTGACCAAAAAACCGGGTCGAATTGAGTAAAAACCATTTTTGTACACTAGGTGGACCTGACAACCAAAAGAGCCAACCCGAACTAAcctgaaaaaaatcaaattgtCGGGTTGAGATACTTGACCTAAAAatgttttcttcaaattgaGTATCGGGTTAGATTGACTATTGACAACCTTAACATGATATACCCAAAATTACATGTGTGTAAAATTTGATCTGAACTTTATATTCAATCTATCATATTAAACTtcatatatcaataaacatgcccaaaaaaaaaatactaatatcataagactcataaaaatatcaatagaACAATCTttacaattaaattaaactatatgctttttttttctctttcataatacattttctaataatttgacgtatattttttgcaatgtatgatgcatatatcaatttatctttttacccgATCGGttcatatatcaatttatcattttatccGGTCActgaccgggtattaatctagttagtCTTTTACTCTTGTGGTTTTATCAGATTTTTAACAAAAGTCAATCGGACTTTTATCAGAAAAATTCACAAgatcttttaatatatagtatattcCATATGAGAATAAAACTATCATTCCATCACATTcattaatatattaacaaaaagaaTACATATTAAAGTTGTAGTGGGTAGGCGCATGGCAACAAACCTTTCAAATTCAATTATGTTAATTGGGAATAATAAACCACTCAAAACTAGATTAATGCTCGTACGGTATGGCGAGTATGGCAATGACGAATACAATGGGGTGGTGAGAAAGGTGGCCATATTTATTCATGTTAAGACTTGATCACCAATGTGAGTTTATCAGCAAATCATCAGTGAGTCCAGTGATTCTTTGCCTATTTCTTATCCAAAGTTGTTGGTCAAGACGGAAAGAATtcaaaaaagaagaagacaagaaTCACATGGTAATGTTTCCAACTCTAACATACCTTGTAAGGAAAAGTTACAGTTATAacgatttggtaaagaagacagaGAGCGTATGTTCTAAGTACTTCTAGTCCAATGAGATATCGACAACCAGCATCACATCACATCAACATTAAGACCGATGATGTTGCCTATTTTATTCCCATATATAAGGCAATACATTGTCTCACAAATTGGTATGCTTGTCTACCAAGTGTTAGTCACACAAAGTTAGCTTTTCATCTAACATTTGTTGTAATTCTTGTTCAAGTttatagtgtgtctagacttaacaattgtaactttccATTTACATGTTTATAAGTCAAGTTGTAACATCGATCATGTATTTactgtttaatcaatgatacatataatTAGATTGGGTTCAGTGCACCGAAATGTAACTAAATACTATGATCAAATGTTTATATTGGAAACTAACTATCAGATTGGATATTGTGTGAtaagaacttagtaaaaatgttcaaagcaTGAGTCggccaatcaaaaacttacacgtggAGGCTCATatgggttgccacgtatgtCATATTACATAATTTAGACAATTTATCAAGTTGTTAacatacaatatccaaaaccTTAGTTCGATTCTATTATAAACATATGGTTATAGTTAACTAAATTTTAAGGTACTTCATCCCGTTAGATTTGCATAGATAatgttcttgttctttattcttgttatttattgttattacttTCGTTcttattatttgttaattaatttaacaatatataagTTAAGCAAAAATATTGCTATCGATTAGAGAAGTTAGATCAAAGGATTCTTCTTttgaaaagaagataaaagaagagAGCCATTTAATGTATATACATAGTAGACAGTCTTTATGGGCTCTTTACTTCCccaattagggtttttttttttgttttttttttttggtaatttatgtggtaaatatttttaattatattttcaacTGATATATTACtatcaaaaatacaattttttttccacttttttctttatctttaatcagttttacatatataaatagcaGTGGTGGTTAGTTGGGATTTGTTTATACAACCAATCCGGTAACTTAGAACGGAAAAACGTGGGTAAATGTGGTTGTTATTTGGCGGTTCTCTTACGGTAAGGCAGAGTCTCTTGTACGCcgaatatgtgtgtgtgtgtgattatgaGTCGGTTTAGCCATCCTTCCCCCTATTTATAGGGGGTCCGTGACTTAGTCCCCAAGTAGGGTTTTTGATATGCAATATATCATTTCCGAGAATAAATGATACGGTGCTATCTTTTCCCTAAAATGTGAGGATTAATGATAAGCATATATCTTTTCCTTATTTATCGAATCGTGAAGTTTATCTTTGGACGTACCCTGCGTGCCAGCGTCTGGGTGGGTACGTCATCAAGAACCTATATATGTATTCTAACTCTctctttctcatttttttaCCTTCGTCTCTTAAACCAACGAAACCATCAAATTTGAAAACGACTGAAGAGTGCCTGTAATGTCAGTTTTGAGTTGGAAAGAGATGAATTGAACCAAAAAGCCCATAGGCATTAGGCAACCTTTTATAATACTAGTAGTCTAGTACAGTACATTCCTTAAACAAATTTTAGTTTGCATAAGGTAAATAGACAAACATAAACAGCCACTTCTGATTATAGAACCGTGTTTTAGGTCAACTTCTAGGTTGACTCCGTGGTGATGTATTACCTATAATCGTCTGATTCGATTTATTAGCTGAATCCACTTAAGAATCAACCAAGGATTTCCAAATAAAAACGgcacattaaaataaaatatagaataTATACTTCAACATTAAACGTCAACCAATAATTAAAGTAGTGTTGATGATGTTGggtttaaaaataataaagtttattTTCTTCACAAAAAATGAATCAAGTTTATATTCATTGATTAGATACtcaactattttttaaaaactaaaaataatacatGTGTAATGCGTCCGAGATCGAAGTTATCTTGGGAGCAAAGTGAGCAGCTGTCCCCATCtttattttgatataatataaatttttctttttaaaaatatatttagaattttatcaataaaaagtaaCATACAAATCAGTTCATGAACTTCAATTAGTAGATGCATTAAGTGAATTTTATATTATGAGTTTTGTTAAACGTAGTCTTTACTCAGTTAAGGtgaattaaatagttgtataataagtttttaaaatggaatgtataatttttttttttatgcatagccctagcattttttttatattttccttATATTATTAAAGTAACTATGTTTAAACTTAGTAATTTTAAGTGTTGTCAAACCGTTCAAAATttcctaaaataattatatggaGGTTATATACATACGAGTATTTTTAGAATAATTTACATGCGGTACAAattttgacatatataataGACACAAATAAAAGACTTTAAGTTAAATTTATCAAATGTTTTACCATTATTATCCATCTATTTTCATCTCACAAAATTAAACCACCATCGACTACCAAATAAGATATGCGGTCGATGAACAATATTTGAACACGGACTTCATTTCTACTTCCAATCACATGCCTTCACTCGCTTAGGGTGGAGGGAGCCGAAACGCTCAGCCTTTTCATCTCCTTTTaaataaccaatcaaattactaTATCTCATTtcaaccctccaaccttttttcaacctttttttagtggcaaccgAAACTCCCaactttttttcacattttaataatttatccttaacattataaactttacataactaaccctttttaatttatatcttttattaataaccaaatattacataacacttaaaaatattacattttaaaagtaaaaacatacACGTATgtaataaaaacacacaatgcataacttaaaaaaaatcataactacTCTTCATTCTCATCATCGTTGATTGACATATTTCCTAATCCACGGTAAACGCGTTCGttgagccaccacttgtcgtgttccGGGCATTTGACTTCATCCGTTGTTCTGTCTTCCCCGCAATTGTCGTTGTACGATTCGGCCTaagtgcattggtcacccaaTGTGTGACCCACCTGAAAAACATCATCGACCACCCCCTTGACCCTCTTGATCTCATCCTGCAGAAATaaagaatatgtctcttcgtgcttCGAGACCTTGCGGCCTGGTGCTTCTATAATAGCAACATGTTGCTCGCATTGTCGTCTTTTCTTGCGTAGGTAACCCAGGACCTTGGAGAGATCAGTTTGAAGGATggtgtcctctttgatatcagccatgattcgtgttttcatctcatcttcggtcAGATGAGGTCGGTGACCATTTGTGttttgatgatgaggacgcCATTTGGTTAGAATGAGTGAGTGACTTTgtaaaagaatgaaatttaGAGTTGTTGATGGATCTAAATTGTGTCGTAAGTTTCtatttatagagtgacaatCCAGGTAGCCGTTCAGGGACTAtaagtgtaaatgtttttgaatttttggtcgtttaagggactgaaagtgtaaatattttgaattcaaacGTTACAGGGACTAAtggtgtaaatattttgaattcaaacGTTACCGGGACTAAtggtgtaaatattttgaattttgaacgttggaggagcgtcttTGTAATCTACCTATAAATACTGGGACCTTATAAAAGATTTCAAATCAAAACTCAAACTTCTATATATCTGAAATGGCTTATTCATTAAATGCCTCTAAccgaaaaccaccaatgactgtcgatcaagtgaataacagtatcatggctgatatcctcgaccaccaaatGTTCAAAGAGGAACTTGTTGCCGTTGGTCGAAAACTAAAGACGAAGAGACAATGGTGTAAAAAAGAAATCGATTATATACAAACTGGGCATTGTACTaatcttgagtgtcaatactttacttatttgcagggtaAGATCGACAAGATTGAAAAAACTATGGAAGAACTTGCTGATGCGGTCATCAACTTGAACCATTTGATCATAAATGCCGAAGCAGTTTatgaacaaaacaaaatgagtgtttaatatgttgtaatattaagtacttttaaattaatttaagtaGTTTTAACTATGTTGTAATGtactattttattaaataaaatgtcattttaggAATTTATAtggagtgtgtgttgtgtttttggAAGTTTAAATGgataatataaataagaaaattttaaaaaaataactttcatcaacttgTCACTTTAGGTCCCTGGCTCCATCTTTCTTCCACCTTTAGTCCCCCCCAACGGTCACTATAGATTTCAAAATTTGGCACCTTTAGTCCCTGTTGACACACGCCTTCTTCAACCTCTCGCGAGCTCCTAGCTCGCGCCCTCCAGCTCGCGGCGAACTCACGCAGGTGGCGACCGGAACTCGCTCATCCCTCCGCATCTCTCTTCCATCTCGCGGCCAACTCCCcttcggctccctccccctTATAGTTGTGCTAGCTAAATCTTATGAATATTAATTTAACACAATTTTATTGTAGGATTAATTTGCATGGAGAAATGTTTTCCGGTAAGACAACCAAGGAAAGAAAAGTGACATAATTATAGTTTTCGAATTAATACAATTATTAGACTCATGAAAGAAACAAAACCAATATGCAAGCACACAAACACACTCGATTATGTGtttgattatttaaaaatagGCACCATCATGCATGTTGAAACCATATTTATTTCATTAGTTGTCgttatctttattttatatttttatttatttgttgtttatcttaattaagatttatttatgaaaatttaaagTAAACTTAGGTGTAATATATAATGAAGGATTTGATTGAGTGTGTGTAAAGTGtgttttttttccgaacattcagtcggtatacaACACCAAAGAAACCTCACCATACAATGGTGAAGCCTTATACGTACTCTAGACAACGAAATGTTGACCAAAGTCCGTTACAAGTATGTGAAGGAAAAAACCCTGAGACTTGCCACCCTTAAGGATGGAACTCAAAACCCTGGGTAAAACCTAGAATGACTCTGACCAATTTGACTAGTAATCATTGACATTTGTAAAGTGtgttaatttgtatgtttttaaattttttggttgAAATGGAAATTTGTAATTAAGGCTGATGAAGTTTCCTACGACGATCTAGTCAAACTCAAAGTCTTATTTGCATTGCCAAGTCATATGAGAATACCTTTATGTGAATGAAATCATGAATCATGACTTTTGGAGCATCTTTTGTCTAAAGCCTTTTCGTATGTTAAGGAAACTTAGTAATATTAGCTTAGTGTTGGGTGATTAGGGGCAGAGGTGCAGTTccaatttgttaaaatttagcAAAAAAAATATCCACTAACAACTTGTCATGCGGCAATGTAAAACTTTGTCAAATTGGAGCCAATTTGAGCCGGTATAAATGGTGTAGTGCCGATTGAAGCCAATTTGCCAATGTCCCCACTTTATATCGCTAAAGGGTAGGGTaagggactgaaagtgtaaata includes these proteins:
- the LOC122580187 gene encoding probable xyloglucan endotransglucosylase/hydrolase protein 33, whose amino-acid sequence is MACLHMKCLIIMCLVFTFSSLLLSVSSRGAIYRPPTVERLTDRFPRIPFTQGMSTLFGASNIHLKSNGSYADISLDKTSGSGLISKNKYYHGFFSAAIKLPAGFTSGVVLAFYMSNADAYPKNHDEIDFELLGYSKRRQWVLQTNMYGNGSVKTGREEKVYLWFDPTQDFHQYTILWNNHHIVFLVDNIPVREVIHNQAISSVYPSKPMSLYTTIWDASEWATSGGKYPVNYKYAPFVASLGELEIVGCSMPKSPSSTTTGCLKNNASTSLDPVDGAEYATLSTQQKAGLNWVRSKHMYYSYCKDTARYKVMPAECNATQ